ATGGCTAGGCCTCACACTCCCCTCCATCCCAAGAGTTAACCCTGCTGCTATCAACCTTTTAACTCCCCCCATGTCAGCCAACCTTATCACCTGCTGTCCAATACTTTGCCAGCCGTAGAAGGAAATTGCTTTTGCTCACCCGGAGCTACCAAAGCATTGGGCTCTGCTTGCGCCTTACCTAAATAGAAATCTAACGGAACCGCAAAGAGGTTTTTGTCCCGGCGAATCTGTTTAGTCTTCCCCTGTGTATCCTGCTTGTAGGTCGCGCTGTCAGCTGGACATCCATATATCCTCATCTCCATAATGGCCCTTATTGAAGGCCGATCGAAGCTGTCCAGCTGTTGGCTTGCCGCTAGTGAAAGTCTAGTGATGGTTTGAGCGCCTACAGACCTTTGGACCTCGTCAACAAAGTTCCTCAAACCGAGATACGATCCATGCGCTTCTATTGTAATCGGTACGGTAACATAATAATTA
This window of the Clostridia bacterium genome carries:
- the pilO gene encoding type 4a pilus biogenesis protein PilO; its protein translation is MKYNQFGALSGVVLVLAALAVIAASFASGAFLAGRYPSEKDRVLDEVSDAEATAWQERKKTLEERIADARKWLGQAGSPYNSVKVVEKLAEKHHLILDQVRAGEMQRDNYYVTVPITIEAHGSYLGLRNFVDEVQRSVGAQTITRLSLAASQQLDSFDRPSIRAIMEMRIYGCPADSATYKQDTQGKTKQIRRDKNLFAVPLDFYLGKAQAEPNALVAPGEQKQFPSTAGKVLDSR